One Gemmatimonadaceae bacterium DNA segment encodes these proteins:
- a CDS encoding lmo0937 family membrane protein, giving the protein MLMTFAMILLVLWVLGLVSSYTIGGFIHVLLIVAIVLFLVRVIQGRRPVL; this is encoded by the coding sequence ATGTTGATGACCTTTGCGATGATACTGCTGGTGCTCTGGGTACTTGGCCTGGTCTCGTCGTACACGATTGGAGGGTTCATTCACGTCCTGCTGATCGTGGCGATCGTCCTGTTCCTCGTGCGCGTGATCCAGGGGCGTCGTCCGGTGCTGTAG
- a CDS encoding glycosyltransferase family 1 protein — protein MPTQPDLICFSHLRWRWVYQRPQHLMTRAARDRRVFVVEEPVRCAGPATMQREMVHNGVTVVRPHIPFEAGLADLVHVQRLLLDVWCNEDAVDPGTLWYYTPQALPFSSHLRAKLTVYDCMDELTAFAGARPELKLLERQLLARADVVFTGGYSLWEAKRSLHHNVHAMPSSVDAEHFRAARTLTSEPADQRDIPHPRIGYCGVIDERLDLSLIAEMAESRPEWHFVFVGPVTKISVLSLPKGANLHYLGARDYSELPAYLAAWDVAMLPFARNEATRFISPTKTPEYLAAGRHVVSTPICDVVRTWGARGMVRIAETPDAFVDAIARALRDADPNRLARVDRELADDTWDHTWRRMQDAMANAALRVA, from the coding sequence ATGCCGACGCAACCCGACCTGATCTGTTTCTCGCACCTTCGCTGGCGGTGGGTCTATCAGCGTCCGCAACACCTCATGACGCGCGCCGCGCGCGACCGGCGCGTCTTTGTGGTGGAAGAGCCGGTACGGTGCGCTGGCCCGGCCACGATGCAGCGCGAAATGGTGCACAACGGCGTGACCGTGGTGCGACCCCACATTCCGTTCGAGGCGGGACTCGCCGACCTCGTACACGTCCAGCGTCTCCTCCTCGATGTCTGGTGCAACGAGGACGCGGTGGATCCCGGCACCTTGTGGTACTACACGCCGCAGGCGCTTCCATTCTCGTCGCACCTGCGCGCCAAGCTCACCGTGTACGACTGCATGGATGAGCTCACCGCCTTTGCCGGGGCACGGCCGGAACTCAAGCTCCTCGAGCGCCAGCTCCTGGCTCGCGCCGACGTGGTCTTCACCGGAGGCTACAGCCTCTGGGAGGCCAAGCGCTCCCTGCATCACAACGTGCACGCGATGCCCAGCAGCGTCGACGCCGAGCATTTCCGCGCTGCGCGCACGCTCACCAGCGAACCAGCGGACCAGCGCGACATCCCGCACCCGCGCATCGGCTACTGCGGTGTCATCGACGAACGCCTCGACCTCTCACTGATCGCCGAGATGGCCGAGTCGCGTCCCGAGTGGCATTTCGTCTTTGTCGGTCCCGTGACCAAGATCTCGGTGCTCTCACTTCCCAAGGGGGCCAACCTCCACTACCTCGGCGCGCGCGACTACTCGGAGCTGCCGGCGTACCTCGCGGCGTGGGATGTGGCGATGCTCCCGTTCGCGCGCAACGAGGCCACGCGATTCATCAGCCCGACCAAGACGCCCGAGTACCTCGCCGCAGGGCGTCACGTGGTCTCCACGCCAATCTGCGACGTGGTGCGCACGTGGGGCGCGCGCGGCATGGTGCGCATCGCCGAGACGCCCGACGCGTTCGTGGACGCGATCGCACGCGCGCTGCGCGACGCCGACCCCAACCGGCTGGCGCGCGTGGATCGCGAGCTGGCGGACGACACGTGGGATCACACATGGCGCAGGATGCAGGATGCCATGGCCAACGCAGCGCTGAGGGTCGCGTGA
- the glf gene encoding UDP-galactopyranose mutase codes for MMRRGAMFDYMIVGAGFAGSVVAERMARCFDKRVLVVEKRQHIGGNAFDHYNEHGILVHKYGPHIFHTNSRQVFDYLSQFTEWRPYQHRVRACVDGQLVPMPINLDTVNQLYGTNFTSQELEQYFASVAEVVPRVLTSEDVIVSKVGRALYEKFFRHYTRKQWGLDPSELDAAVTARVPVRTNRDARYFTDTYQVMPRHGYTRLFERMLDHPNISVLLNTDYQDVEGVMPYKEMIYTGPVDAYFDHRYGPLPYRSIDFRFETHAERQVQPVAVVNWPNEQPWTRVTEFKHLTGQVHDATTLVYEYPTDAGDPCYPVPRPDNAALYERYRALADATAGVHFTGRLATYRYYNMDQVVAQSLALCARIGGVRRSELVALS; via the coding sequence GTGATGCGTCGCGGGGCGATGTTCGACTACATGATCGTTGGGGCCGGCTTTGCCGGGAGCGTCGTGGCCGAACGCATGGCGCGCTGCTTCGACAAGCGCGTGCTCGTGGTCGAGAAGCGGCAACACATCGGCGGCAATGCCTTCGATCACTACAACGAGCACGGCATCCTGGTTCACAAGTACGGACCGCACATCTTCCACACCAACTCGCGCCAGGTCTTCGACTACCTGTCGCAGTTCACCGAGTGGCGTCCGTACCAGCATCGGGTGCGCGCCTGCGTCGACGGGCAGCTCGTCCCCATGCCGATCAATCTCGACACGGTCAACCAGTTGTACGGGACAAACTTCACGTCGCAGGAGCTGGAACAATACTTCGCCTCGGTGGCCGAGGTGGTCCCGCGCGTGCTCACGTCGGAAGACGTAATCGTCTCCAAGGTGGGGCGCGCGCTGTACGAGAAGTTCTTCCGTCACTACACGCGGAAGCAGTGGGGGCTCGATCCTTCGGAGCTGGATGCCGCGGTCACGGCGCGCGTCCCCGTGCGCACCAACCGCGACGCCCGGTACTTCACCGACACCTACCAGGTCATGCCGCGGCACGGCTACACGCGGCTGTTCGAGCGCATGCTGGACCATCCCAACATCAGCGTCCTGCTCAACACCGACTACCAGGATGTGGAAGGGGTGATGCCCTACAAGGAGATGATCTACACGGGGCCGGTGGACGCGTACTTCGACCACCGGTATGGCCCGCTCCCCTACCGGTCGATCGACTTCCGTTTCGAGACGCACGCGGAGCGTCAGGTGCAACCCGTCGCGGTCGTCAACTGGCCCAATGAGCAACCGTGGACGCGCGTTACCGAGTTCAAGCACCTGACGGGGCAGGTACACGACGCCACGACGCTCGTCTACGAATATCCCACCGACGCCGGCGACCCATGCTACCCGGTGCCGCGTCCGGACAACGCCGCGCTGTACGAACGCTATCGTGCGCTCGCCGACGCCACGGCGGGGGTGCACTTCACCGGCCGCCTGGCCACGTATCGCTACTATAATATGGACCAGGTGGTGGCCCAGTCGCTGGCGCTGTGCGCACGCATCGGCGGCGTACGCCGAAGCGAGTTGGTGGCGCTCTCATGA
- a CDS encoding Ku protein — protein MPRSIASATISFGLVAVPVELYSAADTRDEVHFHLISKKSGQRVKQQYIDPTTDEVIPRNQLVKGYEVRKDEYVIFTPEELKALDEKATGSIDITEFVMLSDVDREYLEKVYFLGPGKGGERPYRLLAKALQDTGRAALGQYAARGRQYLVLLRPRDGVLVMEQLHYANELRSPDEIPVGDSDVKASELTLAKKLIDQGATDRFDPSKYKDSVRERVAEAMQRKVEGEDITEAEAPQAGGGKVLDLVQALKASLERDAPPRAARRTGRRQATARKSSRSRKSA, from the coding sequence ATGCCGCGCTCCATCGCCTCGGCCACGATCTCCTTTGGGTTGGTCGCCGTCCCGGTCGAACTCTACTCGGCCGCTGACACTCGCGACGAGGTGCACTTCCACCTCATCTCGAAGAAGAGCGGCCAGCGCGTCAAGCAGCAGTACATCGACCCGACGACCGACGAGGTGATTCCCCGCAACCAGCTCGTGAAAGGATACGAGGTGCGGAAGGACGAGTACGTCATCTTCACCCCGGAGGAACTCAAGGCGCTGGACGAGAAGGCAACGGGGAGCATCGACATCACGGAGTTTGTCATGCTCTCGGATGTGGACCGCGAGTACCTGGAGAAGGTCTACTTCCTGGGACCGGGCAAGGGAGGCGAGCGCCCCTACCGACTCCTTGCCAAGGCGCTGCAGGACACCGGGCGCGCCGCGCTGGGGCAGTACGCGGCGCGCGGGCGACAGTACCTGGTGCTGCTCCGCCCGCGCGACGGCGTTCTCGTCATGGAACAACTGCACTACGCCAACGAGCTGCGCTCCCCCGATGAGATCCCGGTGGGCGATAGCGACGTCAAGGCGAGCGAACTCACGCTGGCCAAGAAGCTGATCGACCAGGGCGCCACCGATCGCTTCGACCCGTCCAAGTACAAGGACAGCGTGCGCGAACGCGTGGCCGAGGCAATGCAGCGCAAGGTGGAGGGCGAGGACATCACCGAAGCCGAGGCGCCGCAGGCAGGGGGCGGCAAGGTGCTCGACCTGGTGCAGGCGCTCAAGGCAAGCCTCGAGCGCGACGCGCCCCCGCGCGCGGCACGACGAACCGGACGACGCCAGGCGACGGCGCGCAAGTCGTCGCGATCGCGCAAGTCTGCCTGA
- a CDS encoding ferritin-like domain-containing protein, translating to MQLATLHDLMVHQLKDLYSAERQLVQALPRMAKNATSRDLQDAIRKHLDQTEEQVTRLEQCFELLGESSRGPRCKGMEGLIEESKDLFEEDVDEDVLDAGIIANAQRVEHYEIAGYGTVCEYARSMGHEEIAALLEATLEEEKEADQRLTSLAEGGINALAERDGDMEEDEEADAAEGDLMAEDEAETQPTASRTSGRNGHTNKGGRKR from the coding sequence ATGCAGCTCGCCACCCTGCACGACCTCATGGTGCACCAACTCAAGGATCTTTACAGCGCCGAGCGCCAGCTCGTGCAGGCGCTCCCCAGGATGGCCAAGAACGCCACCTCCCGCGATCTCCAGGACGCGATTCGCAAGCATCTCGACCAGACCGAGGAGCAGGTCACGCGCCTCGAGCAGTGCTTCGAGCTGCTGGGCGAGAGCAGCCGCGGCCCCAGGTGCAAGGGAATGGAGGGACTCATCGAGGAGAGCAAGGACCTGTTCGAGGAGGACGTGGACGAGGACGTGCTCGACGCCGGCATCATCGCCAACGCCCAGCGTGTGGAGCACTACGAGATTGCCGGCTACGGCACGGTGTGCGAGTACGCACGGAGCATGGGGCACGAGGAAATCGCCGCCCTGCTCGAAGCCACGCTCGAGGAGGAGAAGGAAGCCGACCAACGCCTGACGTCGCTGGCCGAAGGTGGCATCAACGCGCTGGCCGAGCGCGATGGCGACATGGAAGAGGACGAGGAAGCGGATGCCGCCGAGGGCGACCTGATGGCCGAGGACGAGGCCGAGACGCAACCGACGGCGTCGCGCACCTCCGGCCGCAATGGCCACACGAACAAGGGCGGCCGGAAGCGCTGA
- a CDS encoding sugar nucleotide-binding protein, translating into MTRPALWGGIECTVNRVGGEWFDQVRRSGHDARVSDIDRFADLGISAMRYPMLWERMMADSSRPRWERVEPFVERLLQRGVAPIAGLVHHGSGPAWAPISDAAFAERLADYASAAAKRFGAIRDWTPVNEPLTTARFCGLYGHWYPHGRNDATFVRILLNECRAIVLSMQAIRAATPGARLIQTDDAGTITATPALAQQAEFENLRRDLALDLLCGRVDAAHPLANYLLQHGARERELSWFLEHPTPPDVIGIDYYATSDRWLDDRISQYPADVLGGNGRTRYADVAATRHDTEWRPGFRRALDRWHAKYHRPVALTEVHLGCTREEQLRWLHEAWSGACAAREAGTPVEAVTPWALLGTHDWNRLVTSAAGHYESGAFDIRSPKPRATALAGAIRELSMLGHISHPVAAQSGWWQGARAPAVAQRAPARSRLLILGAGGTLGAAFVRMCRARGLPHLALTREQVDVVDAMQVRRAVAACRPWGVINATGYVHVDQAEVERERCMAVNTAGTRHLGDACRRTGARLLTFSSDLVFDGAVTRPYDEDDAPNPLNVYGASKFAGERELRELGSDALVVRTSAFFGPWDSANYVVQAMRAFTLGAPFLAPQATISPTYVPALVDAALDLLIDGESGIWHLSSHEAVTWGELARRVAMVAGFDAALVEECEGRTAGWVAARPSYSALGSRRAWIMPSLERSLESFMDSYRRDAAPTRAP; encoded by the coding sequence ATGACGCGCCCCGCCCTCTGGGGCGGCATCGAGTGCACGGTCAATCGCGTGGGCGGGGAGTGGTTCGACCAGGTGCGGCGAAGCGGCCACGATGCGCGCGTGAGCGACATCGATCGCTTCGCCGACCTGGGAATCTCGGCCATGCGATACCCGATGCTCTGGGAGCGCATGATGGCCGATTCCTCCCGACCGCGCTGGGAGCGCGTCGAGCCGTTCGTCGAGCGCCTCCTCCAGCGTGGCGTGGCGCCCATTGCCGGTCTCGTGCACCATGGAAGCGGGCCCGCGTGGGCGCCGATCTCCGACGCCGCCTTCGCCGAGCGACTTGCCGACTACGCGTCCGCTGCAGCCAAGCGCTTTGGCGCGATTCGCGACTGGACGCCGGTGAACGAGCCGCTGACGACGGCGCGCTTCTGCGGGCTGTACGGGCACTGGTATCCCCATGGGCGCAACGATGCGACCTTCGTGCGCATCCTGCTCAACGAGTGCCGGGCGATCGTCCTTTCCATGCAGGCCATTCGCGCCGCCACGCCGGGGGCTCGCCTCATCCAGACTGATGACGCCGGGACCATCACCGCCACGCCAGCGCTGGCCCAGCAGGCTGAGTTCGAGAACCTGCGCCGCGACCTGGCGCTCGACCTCCTGTGCGGGCGCGTCGATGCAGCGCATCCGCTGGCGAACTACCTCCTCCAGCATGGTGCGCGGGAGCGTGAGCTGTCGTGGTTCCTCGAGCATCCGACGCCGCCCGACGTGATCGGCATCGACTACTACGCCACGAGCGATCGCTGGCTCGACGACCGCATCTCGCAGTATCCGGCCGATGTACTGGGCGGGAATGGCAGGACGAGGTACGCCGATGTCGCCGCCACGCGCCACGACACGGAGTGGCGGCCGGGCTTTCGCCGCGCGCTCGACCGTTGGCACGCCAAGTACCACCGCCCGGTGGCGCTCACCGAGGTGCACCTGGGGTGCACGCGCGAGGAGCAGCTTCGCTGGTTGCACGAGGCGTGGAGCGGGGCCTGCGCCGCCCGCGAGGCGGGGACGCCGGTCGAGGCGGTCACGCCATGGGCGCTGCTGGGGACGCACGACTGGAACCGCCTGGTGACCAGCGCGGCGGGGCACTACGAAAGTGGCGCCTTCGACATCCGATCGCCCAAACCACGCGCAACAGCACTCGCCGGCGCCATACGCGAACTCTCCATGCTGGGACACATCTCGCATCCCGTGGCGGCGCAGAGTGGATGGTGGCAGGGAGCGCGCGCACCCGCGGTGGCGCAGCGCGCCCCCGCCCGCTCGCGATTGCTCATCCTTGGAGCCGGCGGTACGCTGGGTGCGGCGTTCGTGCGGATGTGCCGTGCGCGAGGGTTGCCGCACCTCGCGCTGACTCGCGAACAGGTGGACGTGGTCGATGCCATGCAGGTGCGCCGGGCCGTTGCCGCCTGTCGCCCGTGGGGCGTGATCAACGCCACCGGCTACGTGCACGTGGACCAGGCCGAGGTGGAGCGCGAACGTTGCATGGCCGTCAACACCGCCGGCACCCGCCACCTGGGAGATGCGTGCCGGCGAACCGGTGCGCGCCTGCTCACCTTCTCCAGCGATCTCGTCTTCGACGGGGCGGTGACCCGCCCGTACGACGAGGACGACGCGCCCAATCCACTCAACGTCTACGGTGCCAGCAAGTTTGCCGGCGAGCGTGAACTCCGTGAGCTCGGGTCTGACGCGCTGGTGGTCCGCACCAGCGCCTTCTTCGGCCCGTGGGACTCGGCAAACTACGTCGTGCAGGCCATGCGCGCCTTTACCCTTGGCGCGCCCTTTCTCGCGCCACAGGCGACCATCTCACCCACCTACGTCCCCGCGCTCGTCGATGCCGCCCTCGACCTCCTCATTGACGGAGAGAGCGGGATCTGGCACCTGTCCAGCCACGAAGCGGTCACCTGGGGCGAGCTGGCCCGGCGCGTCGCCATGGTCGCGGGCTTCGACGCGGCACTGGTCGAGGAGTGCGAGGGGCGCACGGCCGGCTGGGTCGCCGCGCGCCCCAGCTACAGCGCGCTCGGCTCGCGGCGCGCCTGGATCATGCCGTCGCTCGAACGGTCACTCGAGTCGTTCATGGATTCCTACCGCCGAGACGCCGCGCCTACACGCGCACCTTGA
- a CDS encoding CsbD family protein, with amino-acid sequence MNDGDFRAHWLQLKGKIREQWGRLTDDEVDVIDGRREQLAGLLQKRYNHTRDEAERAIRDFESRWEATSSPSDRRA; translated from the coding sequence ATGAATGACGGCGACTTCAGGGCCCACTGGCTGCAGCTCAAGGGGAAAATCCGCGAACAATGGGGAAGGCTCACCGACGATGAGGTCGACGTCATCGATGGGCGCCGCGAACAGCTTGCCGGACTGCTGCAGAAGCGATACAACCACACCCGCGACGAAGCCGAGCGGGCAATCCGCGACTTCGAATCCCGCTGGGAGGCGACGTCATCGCCAAGCGACCGGCGCGCCTGA
- a CDS encoding PAS domain S-box protein — protein MRRLTIGAIVAVVLVLVNVALGLRNAREQEADARLVLHTEVVLGSLARLLSSTIEVESAVRGFLLTGRDTYVADYDGLRASTERELARLDSLLADNRTQRGLMPPLRAAIRQRLDLLDLRLDAYRTAGRDSAMRVVGTEVGRWKMDSIRAQITVMNRMQRALLEDRSNDLARSNRFTALSAALAGLATMAGLAVFLLILARHLDLTQSTALRVAAQREQLRTTLSSIGDGVITTDEEASVRSMNPEAQRLTGWSEADAIGEPLESIFQVINEESRLPVENPARRSLREGSIVGLANHSVLIARDGTERPIDDSAAPIRASNDEIIGCVLVFRDVSERRATEAELRRSQRRLQSALDGARMVAFELNPTDMSLSTSENATVVLGLAPGAQLTSLEQALELVHHGDVAHVRATVTDAVANRRSFHILFRLTRPLDGAIRWLEVHAQPSRDEMDEKLRIVGVALDVTDRRRSVEAMRESEVRFRSMADNAPVIIWISDCSGACTYLNRQWLEVTGAMPGEDLGTRWLERIHPDERDAFGAALAALRDAPSAGDAAPFRLELRLRQADGSWRWTLHSASPRLDSEQRSLGWIGSAIDLEDRKVMERDLRALAADLSLAHRRKDEFLATLAHELRNPLAPIRNALEIIRRVQPHGSEAVVKARSIVERQFAQLVRLVDDLLDVSRITGGKLELRCETIALSDVLLQAIETSRPHIDGGEHTLDVTLPSHAIHLHADVTRLSQVFANLLNNAAKYSEPGRTIHVSVQEEGDTVVVRIRDEGVGIANDLLPDVFDLFMQADRSLERSQGGLGVGLTLVKRLVEMHGGSVEARSDGIGRGSEFLVRLPVLRAQVDAPAPERTDNGRVARTPCRVLIADDNADAAASLAELLRLDGHAVRIVSDGLQAVSAAESMHPDAILLDIGMPHLNGFDACARIRSSAWARNTLIVALTGWGQLDARERSEQAGFDRHLVKPVDPAELSTLLASLPNSATTPGPT, from the coding sequence GTGCGACGGCTCACCATCGGCGCCATCGTCGCCGTGGTCCTGGTGCTGGTCAACGTCGCACTCGGACTTCGCAACGCGCGAGAGCAGGAGGCCGACGCGCGACTGGTGCTGCACACCGAAGTCGTCCTGGGTTCGCTGGCGCGACTGCTGTCGTCAACGATCGAGGTCGAGTCCGCCGTTCGCGGATTCCTGCTCACCGGCCGCGACACGTATGTCGCGGACTACGACGGCCTGCGCGCCAGTACCGAGCGTGAACTGGCGAGGCTCGACTCGCTTCTCGCGGACAACCGCACGCAACGAGGTCTCATGCCTCCACTGCGCGCGGCGATACGGCAGCGGCTCGACCTCCTCGATCTCCGCCTCGATGCATATCGCACCGCCGGACGCGATTCCGCCATGAGGGTGGTCGGCACGGAGGTCGGGCGGTGGAAGATGGACTCGATCCGCGCGCAGATCACCGTCATGAATCGCATGCAGCGTGCGCTCCTCGAGGATCGCTCCAACGATCTCGCGCGCTCCAACCGGTTCACCGCCCTCTCCGCGGCGCTCGCCGGGCTCGCAACCATGGCCGGGCTCGCCGTCTTCCTCCTGATCCTTGCGCGACACCTCGACCTCACGCAGAGCACGGCATTGCGCGTCGCTGCTCAGCGCGAGCAATTGCGTACGACACTCTCGAGCATCGGCGACGGCGTCATCACCACCGACGAGGAGGCGAGCGTCAGGTCGATGAATCCCGAGGCGCAGAGGCTCACCGGATGGAGCGAAGCCGACGCGATCGGTGAGCCGCTGGAGTCGATCTTCCAGGTCATCAACGAGGAGTCGCGGCTCCCCGTGGAGAATCCCGCTCGGCGCTCGCTGCGCGAGGGAAGTATCGTCGGCCTGGCCAACCACAGCGTGCTGATTGCCCGGGACGGCACGGAGCGACCGATCGACGACAGCGCCGCCCCCATCCGCGCGTCGAACGACGAGATCATTGGATGCGTGCTCGTCTTTCGCGACGTGAGCGAACGGCGGGCGACCGAGGCCGAGCTGCGGCGCAGCCAGCGTCGGCTGCAGAGTGCGCTGGACGGTGCGCGCATGGTCGCGTTCGAGCTGAATCCGACCGACATGTCGCTGAGCACATCCGAGAACGCGACGGTGGTGCTCGGGCTCGCGCCCGGCGCGCAACTCACGAGTCTCGAGCAGGCGCTCGAGCTGGTGCATCACGGCGACGTGGCGCACGTGCGGGCAACCGTCACCGACGCGGTGGCCAACCGCCGCTCCTTCCACATCCTCTTCCGGCTCACGCGCCCACTCGACGGTGCCATACGATGGCTCGAGGTCCATGCGCAGCCATCGCGCGACGAGATGGACGAAAAGCTCCGCATCGTTGGAGTGGCGCTCGACGTCACCGATCGCCGTCGCTCGGTCGAGGCCATGCGCGAGAGTGAGGTCCGCTTCCGCTCGATGGCCGACAACGCCCCGGTCATCATCTGGATCAGCGACTGTTCGGGGGCGTGTACGTACCTCAATCGCCAATGGCTGGAGGTGACCGGGGCCATGCCCGGCGAGGACCTGGGAACGCGATGGCTCGAGCGCATCCATCCGGATGAGCGCGACGCATTCGGCGCTGCCCTCGCGGCGTTGCGCGATGCGCCATCCGCGGGCGACGCGGCGCCGTTTCGACTCGAGCTGCGGTTGCGCCAGGCAGACGGGAGTTGGCGCTGGACGCTGCACTCCGCCTCGCCACGCCTGGACTCCGAGCAGCGGTCACTGGGATGGATCGGCTCGGCGATAGATCTCGAGGACCGCAAGGTGATGGAGCGCGACCTGCGCGCGCTCGCCGCCGACCTCTCGCTCGCGCACCGGCGCAAGGACGAGTTCCTGGCCACGCTGGCACACGAGCTGCGCAACCCGCTGGCCCCCATCCGCAACGCGCTGGAGATCATCCGTCGGGTGCAACCACACGGCAGCGAGGCCGTGGTCAAGGCACGCTCCATCGTCGAGCGACAGTTCGCGCAGTTGGTGCGCCTGGTCGACGACCTACTCGACGTGAGCCGCATTACCGGTGGCAAGCTGGAACTCCGTTGCGAGACCATTGCCCTCTCCGATGTGCTGCTGCAGGCAATCGAGACCAGCCGCCCGCACATCGATGGCGGCGAGCACACGCTCGACGTCACCCTTCCATCACATGCAATCCACCTGCACGCCGACGTGACCCGGCTGTCGCAGGTCTTCGCCAACCTGCTCAACAACGCGGCGAAGTACAGTGAGCCCGGTCGCACCATCCACGTCTCGGTGCAGGAGGAAGGCGACACCGTTGTCGTGCGCATTCGCGACGAGGGGGTCGGGATTGCCAACGACCTCCTCCCCGACGTCTTCGACCTCTTCATGCAGGCCGATCGGTCACTCGAGCGCTCGCAGGGAGGACTCGGCGTCGGCCTCACCCTGGTCAAGCGTCTCGTCGAGATGCACGGGGGGAGCGTGGAGGCACGCAGCGACGGCATTGGCCGCGGCAGCGAGTTCTTGGTGCGGCTTCCGGTGCTTAGGGCCCAGGTCGACGCGCCAGCGCCCGAGCGTACAGACAACGGCCGGGTCGCGCGGACGCCATGCCGCGTCCTCATAGCCGACGACAACGCCGACGCGGCTGCCAGCCTCGCCGAGCTGTTGCGGCTGGACGGCCACGCCGTGCGCATCGTCAGCGACGGCTTGCAGGCGGTGTCGGCCGCTGAGTCGATGCATCCCGACGCCATCCTCCTCGACATCGGGATGCCCCACCTCAACGGCTTCGATGCCTGCGCGCGCATCCGCTCCTCAGCCTGGGCGCGCAACACGCTGATCGTCGCACTCACGGGATGGGGGCAGCTCGATGCGCGAGAACGCTCCGAGCAGGCGGGCTTCGACCGACACCTCGTGAAGCCGGTCGATCCGGCCGAGCTGTCGACCCTCCTCGCGTCGCTGCCCAACTCCGCGACGACGCCCGGCCCCACCTGA
- a CDS encoding family 1 glycosylhydrolase, with protein MLARGAYGVTNGFLQVLRERYGSDRYAEGTSHSGAPGADGRGLPIDTNRNFMFATGIECSYPTIGAGSIRRDQLEECGHYRHWREDLALVAELGLRYIRYGLPYYRVHRAPSQYDWDFCDEAMAEIERLGLTPILDLMHFGVPDWLGNYQNPELPMHFADYAETVARRYPWVRFFTPVNEMYVTARLSAFDGIWNEQLRTDQGFVTAMKHLAAASILASHRLLGVRRNCVIVQSESAEHTHDLRAIPSDELTLRNKLGFLALDLLYGHAPDAEVLCYLLDNGMSRDEYAWFMAGESPGFQVLGIDYYGRNERMLLPDGTMLFAEDVFGWYQMAKVYHQRYHRPLMHTETNLLDAHLAPNWLWKQWANILAMRGEGVPVLGFTWYSLIDQVDWDIALSEKRGKVNECGLFTMDRQPRAVALAYRALLREFGQLTMVPHGELFEITSGDARLKVRV; from the coding sequence ATGCTCGCACGCGGGGCGTATGGCGTGACAAACGGTTTCCTGCAAGTCCTCAGGGAGCGCTACGGCAGCGATCGCTACGCCGAAGGCACCTCGCACTCTGGCGCACCGGGCGCCGACGGACGAGGGCTCCCGATCGACACCAATCGCAACTTCATGTTCGCGACTGGCATCGAGTGCTCCTACCCGACCATCGGTGCCGGGAGCATTCGACGTGACCAGCTCGAGGAATGCGGACACTACCGACACTGGCGCGAGGACCTGGCGCTGGTGGCCGAGCTGGGGCTGCGGTACATCAGGTACGGCCTTCCCTACTACCGCGTGCACCGCGCCCCCTCGCAGTACGATTGGGACTTCTGCGATGAGGCCATGGCGGAGATCGAGCGGCTCGGCCTAACGCCGATCCTCGACCTCATGCACTTCGGCGTGCCGGACTGGCTCGGCAACTACCAGAATCCGGAACTCCCCATGCACTTCGCCGACTACGCCGAGACGGTCGCACGACGTTACCCATGGGTACGCTTCTTCACACCCGTCAACGAGATGTACGTCACGGCTCGACTGAGTGCCTTCGATGGGATCTGGAACGAGCAGTTGCGCACGGACCAGGGCTTCGTGACGGCGATGAAGCATCTCGCGGCGGCGAGCATTCTCGCCAGCCACCGGCTGCTCGGCGTGCGTCGCAACTGCGTCATTGTCCAGAGCGAGAGCGCCGAGCACACGCATGACCTGCGCGCCATCCCTTCCGACGAGCTCACGCTGCGCAACAAGCTCGGCTTTCTCGCGTTGGACCTCCTGTACGGGCACGCGCCCGACGCCGAGGTGCTGTGCTACCTGCTGGACAACGGGATGTCGCGGGACGAGTACGCATGGTTCATGGCGGGCGAGTCGCCGGGCTTCCAGGTACTCGGCATCGACTACTACGGACGCAACGAGCGCATGCTCCTTCCCGACGGGACAATGCTCTTTGCCGAGGACGTCTTTGGGTGGTACCAGATGGCCAAGGTCTACCATCAGCGCTACCATCGCCCGCTGATGCACACCGAGACCAACCTCCTCGATGCACACCTGGCGCCCAACTGGCTGTGGAAGCAGTGGGCGAACATTCTCGCCATGCGTGGCGAAGGCGTCCCGGTCCTGGGCTTCACCTGGTACTCCCTCATTGACCAGGTGGACTGGGACATCGCGCTCTCCGAGAAGCGCGGCAAGGTGAACGAGTGCGGGTTGTTCACCATGGACCGGCAACCTCGCGCGGTGGCCCTTGCCTATCGTGCACTGCTGCGGGAGTTTGGCCAGCTCACGATGGTCCCGCACGGGGAACTGTTCGAGATCACCAGCGGTGACGCGCGACTCAAGGTGCGCGTGTAG